A region of Clostridium acetobutylicum ATCC 824 DNA encodes the following proteins:
- the rapZ gene encoding RNase adapter RapZ has product MRFVIVTGLSGAGKTQAIRSLEDLGYFCIDNLPPALIPKFAQVCYESESKINKIALVIDIRGGEFFDNLFESLKYLKEAGYKYEILFLDADNEVLIKRFKESRRKHPLAPNGRILNGIQMERKKLKTLYNMANNVIDTSKLATRELREKINSIYQEEGQIESKLIVTVVSFGFKYGIPVDSDLVFDVRFLPNPFYIPELKRFSGIEKPVKDYVMSFDQTKEFVNKIEQLLKFLIPNYLKEGKRQLIVSIGCTGGRHRSVTIANEIYERLKNDGETVNIDHRDIEEDINKGGKKL; this is encoded by the coding sequence ATGAGATTTGTTATTGTTACAGGATTATCAGGTGCAGGAAAAACACAGGCAATAAGGAGCCTTGAGGATCTTGGATATTTCTGCATTGATAATTTACCTCCAGCATTAATACCAAAATTCGCACAGGTTTGCTATGAATCAGAAAGTAAAATTAATAAGATAGCTCTTGTTATAGATATAAGAGGTGGAGAATTCTTCGACAATCTTTTTGAAAGCTTAAAGTACCTTAAAGAAGCAGGGTATAAGTATGAGATATTATTTCTCGATGCAGATAATGAGGTACTTATAAAAAGATTTAAAGAATCTAGAAGAAAACACCCTTTAGCACCAAATGGTAGAATATTAAATGGAATACAGATGGAACGTAAAAAGCTTAAGACACTATATAATATGGCTAATAATGTAATAGATACGTCTAAGCTTGCTACAAGAGAGTTGAGAGAAAAGATAAATTCAATTTACCAGGAAGAAGGTCAAATTGAGAGTAAACTTATAGTAACTGTAGTTTCCTTTGGTTTTAAATATGGAATACCAGTAGATTCTGATTTGGTATTCGATGTTAGATTCCTTCCTAATCCATTTTATATACCGGAATTAAAACGTTTTTCAGGTATAGAGAAGCCTGTTAAAGATTATGTTATGTCATTTGATCAAACGAAGGAATTTGTAAATAAAATAGAACAATTGTTAAAATTTTTAATCCCAAATTATCTAAAGGAAGGTAAAAGGCAGCTCATAGTTTCTATAGGATGTACAGGTGGAAGACATCGCTCTGTTACCATTGCAAACGAGATCTATGAAAGGCTTAAAAATGATGGCGAAACTGTTAATATAGATCATAGGGATATAGAAGAGGATATTAATAAAGGTGGTAAAAAACTATGA